The following coding sequences lie in one Arachis ipaensis cultivar K30076 chromosome B03, Araip1.1, whole genome shotgun sequence genomic window:
- the LOC107633773 gene encoding BTB/POZ and MATH domain-containing protein 3: MESSWSWSRSITETVNGSHQFTIKGYSLAKGMGPGRHIMSGTFNVGGYDWAIYFYPDGKNPDDNSIYVSVFIALASEGTDVRALFKLTLLDQTQNGNHKVHSHFDRPLERGPYTIKYRGSMWGYKRFFKRALLETSEYLKDDCLIMQCTVGVVKTRLEGFKPGLIVPYSDMGRDFKDLLESEIGFDIVFKVKSESFKAHKLILAARSPVFREQFSGGVGDPSIDEIVVDDIEPFVFKNLLAAADLYNLDRLKLLCESKLSEKINTDTVATTLALAEKHHCPQLKAICLKFIANPVNIGVVMLSEAFEHLKEGYPKMLSELLKTFAAGDDNSSQPSSRKRSGSRIHRASGRISP; this comes from the exons ATGGAGTCGTCGTGGTCGTGGTCGCGGTCGATCACCGAGACTGTGAACGGGTCCCACCAATTCACTATCAAGGGTTACTCCTTGGCGAAAGGGATGGGTCCGGGCAGGCACATTATGAGCGGCACCTTCAACGTGGGTGGTTATGATTGGGCCATATACTTCTACCCTGATGGCAAGAACCCTGACGACAATTCCATCTACGTTTCGGTCTTCATAGCACTGGCCAGCGAGGGAACCGATGTCAGGGCGTTGTTCAAGCTCACGCTGCTCGATCAGACCCAGAACGGGAACCATAAAGTGCACAGTCATTTCGATCGCCCACTAGAGAGGGGCCCTTACACCATCAAGTACAGAGGCAGCATGTG GGGTTACAAACGATTCTTTAAAAGAGCGTTACTGGAAACATCAGAATATCTGAAAGACGATTGCCTTATCATGCAATGCACTGTAGGTGTTGTGAAAACCCGTCTTGAGGGTTTTAAACCGGGGCTCATTGTGCCATATTCAGACATGGGCCGAGACTTTAAGGACTTGTTGGAGTCCGAAATTGGTTTTGACATAGTTTTCAAGGTCAAgagtgaaagcttcaaagctcataAGTTGATACTTGCTGCCCGATCTCCTGTCTTCAGAGAGCAGTTTTCTGGAGGAGTTGGGGATCCTAGCATAGATGAAATAGTGGTTGATGATATTGAGCCTTTTGTCTTCAAG AATCTGTTAGCTGCTGCTGATCTCTATAATCTTGATCGTCTAAAACTACTGTGTGAATCAAAATTGAGTGAAAAAATCAACACTGACACTGTTGCCACAACACTTGCCCTGGCTGAGAAACATCATTGTCCGCAGCTTAAGGCGATCTGTTTAAAATTTATTGCAAATCCAGTAAACATAGGAG TGGTAATGCTGTCGGAAGCTTTTGAACATTTGAAAGAAGGTTACCCTAAGATGCTGTCGGAATTGCTCAAGACATTTGCAGCAGGAGATGATAATTCAAGCCAGCCATCAAGCAGGAAAAGAAGTGGCAGCAGAATACACCG GGCTAGTGGTCGAATTAGTCCTTGA
- the LOC107631298 gene encoding probable methyltransferase PMT11: MSLDLLRSSLALKIIGSLFIAVTFFYLGMHWSDGYQQLVFFSDPNPNRLVSTSPNFDKQFNVSALINDFQPPPEVALESPQPEVKKFGIVSENGTMSEDFEVGNEWVNETEVASTEDDDGGGGGGGSSTRFVIKRFGLCPRNMSEYIPCLDNEEAIKKLPSTEKGERFQRYCPEKGRGLNCLVPAPKGYRTPIPWPQSRDEVWFNNVPHNRLVEDKGGQNWISRDKDKFKFPGGGTQFIHGANEYLDHIAKMIPEITFGRHIRVVLDVGCGVASFGAYLLSRNVLTMSVAPKDVHENQIQFALERGVPAMASVFATRRLLYPSQAFDLIHCSRCRINWTRDDGILLAEVDRMLRGGGYFVWAAQPVYKHEEALEEQWEEMLNLTTRLCWNFLKKDGYIAVWQKPSNNSCYLNREEGTKPPLCDPRDDPDNVWYVNLKACISRLPKNGYGTNVTEWPARLQTPPDRLQSIKFDAFTSRAELFKAESKYWNEIIGQYVDTLRWKEMRMRNVMDMRAGFGGFAAALISRKFDCWVMNVVPVSSTNTLPVIYDRGLMGVMHDWCEAFDTYPRTYDFLHAANLLSAERKRCNVSSIMLEMDRILRPGGRVYIRDSIAIMDEIQDIAKAMGWQVTLRDTAEGPHASYRVLVCDKHLLHA; encoded by the exons ATGAGCTTGGATCTGCTGAGAAGTTCCCTTGCATTGAAGATCATCGGCTCTCTCTTCATCGCCGTCACATTCTTCTACTTGGGAATGCACTGGTCCGATGGCTACCAACAACTCGTCTTCTTTTCAGACCCTAACCCCAACCGCCTTGTTTCCACATCCCCCAATTTCGACAAACAATTCAACGTCTCCGCCCTCATCAACGATTTCCAACCACCGCCGGAAGTAGCCCTAGAATCGCCGCAGCCGGAGGTCAAGAAATTCGGGATCGTGAGCGAGAATGGGACCATGTCGGAGGATTTCGAGGTGGGGAATGAGTGGGTGAACGAGACGGAGGTTGCCTCTACTGAGGACGACGACGGCGGCGGCGGCGGTGGTGGTTCTTCTACGAGATTCGTGATCAAGAGGTTTGGTCTGTGCCCGCGGAACATGAGCGAGTATATACCGTGTTTGGATAACGAGGAAGCGATTAAGAAGCTTCCTTCCACTGAGAAAGGAGAGAGGTTCCAGCGCTATTGCCCCGAAAAAGGTCGTGGGTTGAATTGCTTGGTTCCTGCACCCAAAGGGTACCGTACCCCAATTCCATGGCCCCAAAGCCGAGACGAG GTATGGTTCAATAATGTTCCTCACAATCGTCTTGTAGAAGACAAAGGTGGCCAAAACTGGATTTCCAGAGACAAAGACAAGTTCAAATTTCCAGGAGGTGGTACGCAATTTATCCATGGGGCAAATGAATACCTGGACCACATTGCTAAG ATGATCCCTGAAATTACTTTTGGTCGGCATATACGGGTTGTTCTTGATGTTGGCTGTGGTGTAGCTAGCTTTGGCGCATATTTACTGTCACGGAATGTCCTCACCATGTCTGTAGCTCCCAAAGATGTTCATGAGAATCAGATCCAATTTGCTCTTGAGCGTGGTGTGCCAGCAATGGCATCGGTGTTTGCTACTAGACGGTTGTTATATCCAAGTCAAGCTTTTGACTTGATACATTGTTCACGCTGTAGAATTAACTGGACAAGGGATG ATGGGATATTGCTAGCTGAAGTTGATAGGATGCTAAGAGGAGGAGGGTACTTTGTCTGGGCTGCCCAGCCAGTTTATAAACATGAGGAAGCTTTAGAAGAACAATGGGAAG AGATGCTTAATCTTACTACTCGACTCTGctggaattttttgaaaaaagatgggTATATTGCAGTATGGCAGAAACCTTCTAACAATAGCTGCTATCTAAACCGCGAGGAAGGGACTAAACCTCCACTGTGTGACCCACGTGACGACCCAGACAATGTTTG GTATGTTAATCTAAAAGCATGCATCTCTCGATTACCTAAGAATGGCTATGGAACAAATGTTACAGAATGGCCTGCTCGTTTGCAAACTCCGCCTGATAGGCTTCAAAGCATAAAATTTGATGCCTTCACATCCAGAGCAGAGCTTTTTAAGGCAGAGTCGAAATATTGGAATGAGATAATAGGACAATATGTTGATACTTTACGCTGGAAAGAGATGAGAATGAGAAATGTTATGGACATGCGAGCTGGATTTGGAGG GTTTGCAGCAGCATTGATTAGTCGGAAATTTGACTGCTGGGTTATGAATGTTGTTCCTGTTAGTAGCACAAATACCTTGCCAGTTATCTACGACCGTGGATTGATGGGAGTTATGCATGACTG GTGTGAAGCATTTGACACCTACCCAAGAACCTATGATTTTCTGCATGCTGCCAACCTTCTTTCTGCAGAACGCAAAAG ATGCAATGTGTCATCTATTATGCTTGAGATGGACCGAATACTGAGACCGGGAGGACGGGTATACATCCGTGATTCTATTGCCATCATGGATGAAATTCAAGACATTGCCAAGGCAATGGGGTGGCAAGTTACATTGAGAGATACAGCTGAGGGGCCTCATGCTAGTTATAGAGTATTGGTGTGTGACAAGCACCTGCTACATGCCTGA